Proteins encoded in a region of the Elizabethkingia bruuniana genome:
- a CDS encoding glycosidase, producing the protein MSLYFETRKKALNEAYEKLILKENIKQQTLGNGIYDRYENPVLTAEHAPVLWKYDLNEKTNPYLMERFGINAVFNAGAIKQNDKYLVIARVEGNDRKSFFAVAESNNGTEGFRFRDYPITIPETDIPDTNIYDMRIVQHEDGWIYGLFCTERRDPEAVPGDQSAAIAQCGIVRTKDLKDWERLPDLKTKSTQQRNVVLHPEFINGQYAFYTRPQDSFIEAGTGGGIGLGLSKSMENAEVTEEVLIDQKKYHTVYEAKNGLGPAPIKTEKGWLHLAHGVRNTAAGLRYVLYMFMTSLDDITQVIHKPAGYFMAPEAEERIGDVSNVVFSNGWVSDNDGTLFIYYASSDTRLHVATSTIDKLMDYVVNTPEDGFRSATSVETLNTIIKNNLSAKS; encoded by the coding sequence ATGAGTTTATATTTCGAGACAAGAAAAAAGGCGCTTAACGAGGCCTATGAAAAACTTATCTTAAAAGAAAACATAAAACAACAAACCCTCGGCAATGGTATCTACGACAGATACGAAAACCCTGTTCTTACAGCAGAACATGCTCCGGTTCTCTGGAAATATGATCTGAATGAAAAAACTAATCCTTATCTGATGGAACGTTTCGGAATAAATGCTGTATTTAATGCCGGAGCCATAAAACAAAATGATAAATATCTGGTGATTGCAAGGGTAGAAGGAAACGACAGAAAATCCTTTTTCGCTGTGGCAGAAAGTAATAATGGCACAGAAGGTTTTCGGTTCAGAGATTATCCGATTACAATCCCCGAAACAGATATACCGGATACTAATATCTATGACATGCGTATTGTACAGCATGAAGATGGCTGGATCTACGGATTATTTTGTACAGAGCGAAGAGACCCGGAAGCTGTTCCAGGCGATCAGTCTGCTGCTATAGCACAGTGCGGTATTGTACGGACTAAAGATTTAAAAGACTGGGAGCGATTGCCGGATTTAAAAACAAAGTCGACTCAACAACGCAATGTTGTTCTGCATCCTGAATTTATAAATGGGCAGTATGCATTCTATACACGTCCGCAAGATAGCTTTATAGAAGCCGGAACTGGTGGCGGAATAGGACTGGGACTAAGCAAAAGTATGGAGAATGCTGAAGTTACCGAAGAAGTATTGATTGATCAGAAAAAGTATCATACTGTTTACGAAGCTAAAAACGGATTAGGTCCGGCACCTATAAAAACAGAGAAAGGGTGGCTGCATCTGGCTCATGGTGTGCGCAATACAGCTGCAGGCCTTCGTTATGTTCTCTATATGTTTATGACCAGTCTGGATGATATTACACAGGTCATTCATAAGCCTGCAGGTTACTTTATGGCCCCGGAAGCTGAAGAACGTATAGGTGATGTCTCTAACGTTGTGTTTTCTAACGGCTGGGTTTCCGATAATGATGGTACTCTATTTATTTATTATGCCTCATCAGATACCCGCCTGCATGTTGCCACTTCGACCATTGATAAACTAATGGATTATGTAGTCAATACTCCGGAAGATGGCTTCAGATCAGCAACATCCGTTGAAACACTCAATACTATTATCAAAAACAATTTATCTGCTAAAAGCTAA
- a CDS encoding MFS transporter encodes MNEKIRVKEKIAYGLGDAASSMFWKIFSMYLLFFYTDVFGITAATAGTMFLVTKVWDAFFDPVVGLISDRVSTKWGKFRPFLVWMVLPFAVMGVFTFFRPDFSENGRLIYAYITYSVMMMVYSLINVPYASLLGVISSAPKERTALASYRMVFAFIGSLVALWLIEPLVKIFGDGTLTFAMGWVYAMVVFGIIASILFLLCFAGTKERIIPVKENNSTLKNDLKDLFANKPWWILLGAGVSTLLFNTVRDGVAIYYFKYYLNKTDADILSFVGVQISLTTVYLVLGQAANIIGVIAATPVANKIGKKKTFFFAMLFAAIFSILFYFLGKNSIAGVLVLQLIISICAGSIFPLLWSMYADTADYSEWKQGRRATGLIFSASSMSQKLGWAIGGWASGALLAFFGFQANVLQTAFAQTGIKLMLSLLPAAAAIISMVFILFYPLHEKQMKIIEQDLEQKRN; translated from the coding sequence ATGAATGAAAAAATAAGAGTGAAAGAAAAGATTGCCTATGGATTAGGCGATGCAGCATCATCTATGTTCTGGAAGATTTTCAGCATGTACTTATTATTCTTTTATACCGATGTATTTGGCATCACTGCAGCAACTGCCGGCACCATGTTTCTGGTTACCAAAGTATGGGATGCTTTTTTCGATCCTGTAGTTGGACTTATTTCAGACCGTGTGTCCACCAAGTGGGGAAAATTTCGCCCTTTTCTGGTATGGATGGTTCTGCCGTTTGCAGTAATGGGTGTTTTTACATTTTTCAGACCAGACTTTAGTGAAAACGGCAGGCTCATTTATGCCTATATTACTTATTCGGTAATGATGATGGTCTATTCCCTTATCAATGTACCATACGCATCATTACTCGGAGTTATATCTTCAGCCCCTAAAGAACGTACAGCTCTTGCTTCTTACAGAATGGTTTTTGCATTTATAGGTAGTCTTGTTGCATTGTGGCTGATAGAACCTTTAGTAAAAATATTCGGAGACGGAACTCTTACATTTGCAATGGGCTGGGTGTATGCTATGGTAGTTTTTGGTATTATAGCCTCAATCTTATTTTTATTGTGCTTTGCAGGGACCAAAGAACGTATAATCCCTGTAAAAGAAAATAATTCTACACTAAAAAATGATCTGAAAGATCTTTTCGCCAACAAGCCTTGGTGGATATTATTGGGAGCTGGTGTTTCTACTTTATTATTTAACACTGTGAGAGATGGCGTTGCCATTTATTACTTCAAGTATTACTTAAATAAAACAGATGCAGATATTCTTTCTTTTGTCGGAGTGCAAATCTCTCTAACAACAGTATACCTTGTGCTGGGACAGGCTGCAAACATTATAGGTGTTATTGCTGCAACTCCTGTAGCCAATAAAATAGGCAAGAAGAAAACATTTTTCTTTGCTATGCTTTTCGCTGCTATTTTCAGTATACTTTTTTACTTTTTAGGAAAGAATAGTATCGCCGGAGTATTGGTTCTCCAGCTTATCATCAGTATATGTGCCGGTAGTATATTTCCTTTATTGTGGTCTATGTATGCAGATACTGCTGATTACTCCGAATGGAAACAAGGCAGAAGAGCTACAGGTCTTATATTTTCAGCATCTTCAATGTCTCAGAAATTAGGATGGGCTATTGGCGGATGGGCGAGCGGCGCCTTATTAGCATTCTTCGGATTTCAGGCAAATGTTCTGCAAACAGCCTTTGCACAAACAGGCATTAAACTTATGTTAAGTCTATTACCTGCCGCTGCTGCAATTATCTCGATGGTTTTCATTCTTTTTTATCCGTTACACGAAAAACAAATGAAGATTATAGAACAGGATCTTGAACAAAAACGAAACTAA
- a CDS encoding helix-turn-helix transcriptional regulator: MTREFGMLNNLLREIIPLTPGDCFTIFTRVKSDFDFPLHSHEEIELNFIHNGKGARRIIGDHISVIDDYELVMIGPNLPHMWETYEFEGKEMMEVTIQFHKDFLDERFLNRNQMSCMRKMIELSSRGILFSKEATQKIMLRLLNLDQKQGFNSVLELLSVLHDLSTSKNMQTLSDNIFFNQESYNSRRIQRVMEYVNHHFHQNISLGEVAKLVNMTEMSFSRFFKRRTGVTFMDSLLECRLGNACRMLIDTTQSVSEIAYHCGFNNISNFNRLFKKRKGCTPKEFRHDYNFYGNRKFI, encoded by the coding sequence ATGACTAGAGAATTTGGTATGCTTAATAATCTGCTCCGGGAAATAATACCTTTAACACCAGGTGACTGCTTTACAATTTTTACCCGTGTAAAGTCGGACTTCGATTTTCCACTCCATAGTCATGAAGAAATAGAGCTAAACTTTATTCATAATGGCAAAGGTGCAAGAAGGATTATTGGAGATCATATTTCGGTAATAGATGATTACGAGCTTGTAATGATTGGTCCCAACCTGCCGCATATGTGGGAAACTTATGAGTTTGAGGGCAAAGAGATGATGGAGGTAACAATCCAGTTTCATAAGGATTTTCTGGACGAAAGATTCCTGAACCGAAATCAGATGAGCTGTATGCGAAAGATGATAGAATTATCGTCCAGAGGAATATTATTTTCTAAAGAAGCAACCCAGAAAATAATGCTGCGCTTACTAAACCTGGATCAGAAACAGGGATTTAATTCTGTTTTGGAATTGTTATCGGTGTTGCACGATCTTTCTACATCCAAAAATATGCAGACACTGTCTGATAATATCTTCTTCAATCAAGAATCTTATAACAGCAGACGAATTCAGAGGGTAATGGAATATGTTAACCATCACTTTCATCAGAATATTTCTTTAGGTGAAGTTGCTAAACTTGTGAATATGACGGAGATGTCTTTTAGCCGCTTTTTCAAAAGACGCACAGGTGTTACATTTATGGACTCGTTATTAGAATGCAGGTTGGGAAATGCGTGCAGAATGCTGATTGATACAACTCAGTCTGTTTCAGAAATTGCTTATCACTGTGGTTTTAATAATATTTCCAACTTTAACAGGCTATTCAAAAAAAGAAAAGGCTGTACCCCGAAAGAGTTCCGGCATGATTACAATTTTTATGGAAACCGTAAATTTATCTGA
- a CDS encoding tetratricopeptide repeat protein produces MKTLSEIEQLLADGDIEQAKIAIHELYKENPNDTEILHVFIQTEWAWVMENQPEANYIQDNIIPYIQKLIQLENDNSMKSQLLSYLDFQNPVIPEEDVLRYLNDLKNDPVYEAQATDLFIYYNDVNEKHEDLIQWIDYGLENYKKWTQDSRELQDAEMSKYLFHKFRYLKYHNAPVVDILQLISKNMHNILLFNEFQYFELADFIYENSDYHLLGKLLCKVTELENTDEEVHNELALWERRIDKILRNGFEDEKLMYFVLLIQKNYGELNDITEADHLENCQFYIAEYPNSKWPFHFAGTMKFNEQRYEEALTYFNETLQLGGSSTALYRWIISYYLVNGILPEQTYAVNDIPNEWYNNGVCISEFLDEHKLSGRQEASEILELFYLNAYKGLEDYFYENRYESHPYTTPHLWAMCCNNLAIAYIGTGDLEKAEVAAAKGLELSEFYELHDTLATIYEKLDNFEGARNQYGILTYEYGPECFDEFRYLHYEAKRIKYATILGELENPMEVLKERLKNYEDYVSRNGVNEENSVELYNLSNALDLGVSHLVQDYSNVEKIEFWNQFTSEFPQNSNPYYMLMQAYNEEGRYKEAVESGERFLELKNPEWLYETDRIKAYYQIGKNASFINDHQKACNYLSEILPVLRENEFMQDSEGTLLFYLVQSSQHARSADETIKWAEEHEASYDKFGYDRDEDWAMIEVLKSQQLMNQKKREEALENVQKILSFFPDDERALVLQKELNKKGGFFSKWF; encoded by the coding sequence ATGAAAACATTATCAGAAATTGAACAGCTGCTTGCTGACGGAGATATTGAACAGGCTAAAATTGCAATTCACGAATTATACAAAGAAAACCCTAACGATACAGAGATTCTACATGTGTTTATTCAAACCGAATGGGCATGGGTAATGGAGAATCAACCTGAAGCAAATTATATTCAGGATAACATAATACCCTATATTCAAAAATTAATACAGCTGGAGAATGACAATTCTATGAAGTCTCAGCTTTTGTCCTATCTTGATTTCCAGAATCCTGTTATTCCGGAAGAAGATGTATTGCGCTATCTGAATGATCTGAAAAATGATCCTGTATATGAGGCTCAGGCAACAGACCTTTTTATTTATTATAACGATGTGAACGAAAAGCATGAAGACCTTATTCAGTGGATCGATTACGGGTTGGAGAATTATAAAAAATGGACACAGGATTCCAGAGAGCTTCAGGATGCTGAAATGTCCAAATATCTGTTTCATAAATTCAGATATCTGAAATATCATAATGCTCCTGTTGTTGATATTTTGCAGCTGATCAGCAAGAACATGCATAATATTTTGCTTTTTAATGAATTCCAGTATTTTGAATTAGCGGATTTTATATACGAGAATTCAGATTATCATTTGTTGGGGAAACTATTATGTAAGGTTACAGAATTAGAAAATACAGATGAAGAAGTCCATAACGAGCTTGCACTATGGGAAAGACGTATAGATAAAATCCTTAGAAATGGATTTGAGGATGAAAAACTTATGTATTTTGTTCTGCTTATTCAGAAGAATTACGGAGAACTTAATGATATTACTGAAGCAGATCATCTGGAAAACTGCCAGTTTTATATTGCAGAGTATCCTAACTCTAAATGGCCATTCCACTTTGCAGGGACTATGAAGTTCAATGAACAAAGGTATGAAGAGGCTCTTACTTACTTCAATGAAACTTTGCAGTTAGGAGGCAGTTCCACGGCGTTGTACAGATGGATAATCTCCTACTATCTTGTGAATGGTATACTTCCGGAACAAACTTATGCTGTAAACGATATTCCAAATGAGTGGTATAACAACGGTGTATGTATATCGGAATTTTTAGACGAACATAAACTTTCGGGACGTCAGGAAGCATCAGAAATACTAGAATTATTCTACCTGAACGCTTACAAAGGATTAGAAGATTATTTCTATGAAAACCGCTATGAAAGCCATCCTTATACAACTCCGCATCTTTGGGCGATGTGCTGTAATAACCTTGCTATAGCTTATATCGGAACCGGAGATTTGGAGAAAGCAGAAGTTGCTGCAGCGAAAGGACTAGAGCTTTCAGAATTCTATGAACTGCACGATACTTTGGCAACGATATATGAAAAGTTAGATAATTTTGAAGGCGCCAGAAATCAGTATGGAATATTAACTTATGAATACGGACCTGAATGTTTTGATGAATTCAGATACCTGCATTATGAAGCTAAAAGAATAAAGTATGCGACAATATTAGGCGAACTGGAAAATCCGATGGAAGTTCTGAAAGAACGTCTGAAAAATTATGAAGATTATGTTAGCAGAAATGGAGTAAATGAAGAAAACTCTGTTGAACTTTATAACCTGTCTAATGCCTTGGATTTAGGAGTTTCACATTTGGTACAAGATTATTCTAATGTTGAAAAGATTGAATTCTGGAATCAGTTTACATCTGAATTTCCGCAGAATTCCAACCCTTATTATATGCTGATGCAGGCTTATAATGAAGAAGGAAGATATAAAGAAGCTGTCGAAAGCGGAGAACGTTTTCTGGAGCTAAAGAACCCGGAGTGGTTATATGAAACAGATAGAATAAAAGCTTATTACCAGATTGGTAAAAACGCATCCTTTATCAATGATCACCAAAAGGCTTGTAACTATTTATCAGAAATATTACCAGTTTTGAGGGAAAACGAATTTATGCAGGATTCAGAAGGAACACTTTTGTTTTATCTGGTACAGAGCAGCCAGCATGCGAGAAGCGCCGATGAAACGATTAAATGGGCAGAAGAGCATGAAGCTTCTTATGATAAATTCGGATATGACCGCGATGAAGACTGGGCCATGATAGAAGTACTGAAATCTCAGCAGCTGATGAACCAAAAGAAACGAGAAGAAGCTTTAGAAAATGTACAGAAAATACTTTCGTTTTTCCCGGATGATGAGCGTGCTTTAGTTCTTCAGAAAGAACTGAATAAAAAAGGCGGATTCTTTTCAAAATGGTTCTGA
- a CDS encoding acyl-CoA dehydrogenase family protein produces the protein MSYYPIHTIPDYYFIDDLLTEEHKLIRQSVREWVDSFVMPKIDDAAQHHKDIPDLMKELGKIGALGPYIPEEYGGAGLDQISYGLIMQELERGDSAVRSAASVQSSLVMFPINEFGSEEQKKKYLPHLASGEMIGAFGLTEPNHGSDPGSMETHFKDMGDHYLLNGAKMWITNAPLCNIAVVWAKGEDGKVRGFIVERGMEGFTTPETINKWSLRASKTGELVFRDVKVPKENILPNVIGLKGPLSCLNSARYGISWGVIGAAIDCYCTAVQYSKERIQFGKPIASYQLQQKKLAEFLTEITKAQLLCWRLGTLKNEHRATPAQISLAKRNNVKMAIDIARESRQILGGMGIMGEFPMMRHAANLESVITYEGTHDVHLLITGNDITGINAF, from the coding sequence ATGTCATATTACCCAATTCACACCATCCCCGATTATTACTTTATAGACGATTTATTAACAGAGGAACACAAACTGATCCGACAGTCTGTCCGCGAATGGGTAGATAGCTTTGTAATGCCAAAAATTGATGATGCAGCACAGCATCATAAAGACATTCCGGATCTTATGAAGGAACTTGGGAAAATTGGAGCTTTAGGTCCCTATATTCCGGAAGAATACGGTGGTGCAGGATTGGATCAGATTTCTTACGGACTGATTATGCAGGAGCTGGAACGTGGCGATTCTGCAGTTCGTTCGGCAGCATCAGTACAATCGTCATTGGTTATGTTCCCTATAAACGAGTTTGGCTCGGAGGAACAAAAAAAGAAATACCTTCCTCATTTGGCTAGTGGCGAGATGATTGGTGCTTTTGGGCTGACAGAACCCAACCATGGATCCGATCCGGGAAGTATGGAAACTCATTTCAAAGATATGGGAGACCACTACCTGTTAAACGGTGCAAAGATGTGGATTACCAATGCTCCATTATGTAATATTGCTGTAGTCTGGGCTAAAGGTGAAGATGGCAAGGTAAGGGGCTTTATTGTAGAGCGTGGAATGGAAGGCTTTACAACACCTGAAACAATTAATAAATGGTCTTTGCGTGCATCTAAAACCGGAGAATTGGTATTCAGAGATGTAAAGGTCCCTAAAGAAAATATATTGCCAAATGTAATTGGACTTAAAGGTCCGCTCTCTTGTCTTAACTCTGCCCGTTATGGTATTTCCTGGGGTGTTATTGGTGCAGCAATAGATTGTTATTGTACGGCTGTACAATACTCTAAAGAACGAATTCAGTTTGGGAAGCCTATTGCTTCTTACCAGCTTCAGCAAAAGAAACTGGCAGAATTCCTTACGGAGATTACCAAAGCACAGTTGCTATGCTGGCGTCTTGGAACACTGAAAAATGAACACAGAGCTACACCTGCACAAATATCTCTGGCGAAAAGAAATAATGTGAAAATGGCGATTGATATTGCCAGAGAATCCAGACAGATTCTTGGGGGAATGGGAATTATGGGGGAATTCCCTATGATGCGTCATGCTGCTAACCTGGAGTCAGTGATTACCTATGAGGGAACTCATGATGTACACTTACTCATTACCGGAAATGATATTACCGGAATAAATGCTTTTTAA
- a CDS encoding outer membrane beta-barrel family protein, which produces MKKNYILIGLITSVFSFAQSIQGKLSYENKKQVPDSEIILSKGTEKISGISDAEGIFNIKLKENGTYQIEIFREGEKLLSENIAIEGNINRNFLIPLPKTTETKVEGVTVTGKKKLIERKVDRLVFNVENSVASQGLDLVEALAKTPMVRTTDEAISIAGKSNVAVMVNDKLLNLSGQELINYLKTLRSDDIARIEVITTPPARYEAEGKSGLINIILKKNTNLGWNASLQSSGNYYFGRPTVSSRSGLSFNYQGKKLSVSTNLSTGDNYWQGKAYTYNSGNGNNNYWNTDEKTSSNYRYKSGNVKTEYKINDKNLIGVSYNYSFSNPLEQAQNSTSIRDEKGDRSFASDSNNRNKRNVHNATAFYDLKLDSLGSKLSISANMMINNSNANNYYNTITNTKTSTFVNPVSQYKIYSGQADLEKNFSKIKTESGIKFTKIKNDSEFNFYDILNGQNVFNTKRSNNFFYNEENYAAYISTSFKINDKWDAKAGLRYEYTHLKGYSPNENLTSTNKYGKFFPTAYVSYKPNDNHSFSVNYSRRISRPYFGNLNPFKYYTSDFEYSTGNPYLQPTFTDNLEFGYVLKNNLNITAYYNYTKANWDRVQMIEDGLKYSTTLNFYNQNSAGINISYNYNKLKWLESNIFINGYYAKSKSYIPQVISGMSGYGANFNLDNNFFLKKDKSLTFVLGLWSNIPERSGNTYFNGNFSAYIGLKASFLEKNLLFNLTVNDIFNTNRSKGTEYYQDFNSEYYYKGITRNVNLSVTYKFGNNNVKGATKQVKFEEQNRAGGNGGS; this is translated from the coding sequence ATGAAAAAAAATTACATATTAATAGGGCTTATCACATCTGTTTTTTCGTTTGCACAAAGCATACAGGGAAAGCTGAGTTATGAAAACAAAAAACAAGTTCCGGATTCTGAAATTATATTATCTAAGGGTACAGAAAAAATATCCGGTATCAGTGATGCTGAAGGAATCTTTAATATAAAACTGAAAGAAAACGGAACTTATCAGATTGAAATCTTTAGGGAAGGTGAAAAACTCCTATCCGAAAATATAGCCATAGAGGGTAATATAAACAGGAATTTTTTGATTCCGTTACCCAAGACTACAGAAACCAAAGTTGAAGGTGTTACGGTAACAGGAAAGAAAAAGCTAATTGAAAGAAAAGTAGATCGTCTGGTTTTCAATGTTGAGAACTCGGTAGCATCACAAGGGTTGGATTTAGTAGAAGCACTAGCCAAAACACCTATGGTGCGTACAACAGACGAAGCAATATCAATTGCAGGTAAAAGTAATGTTGCCGTAATGGTGAATGATAAGCTGCTTAATCTTTCTGGTCAGGAATTGATCAATTATCTAAAGACGTTAAGATCAGATGATATTGCAAGAATTGAAGTAATCACTACTCCACCGGCACGTTATGAGGCGGAAGGTAAAAGTGGACTGATCAATATTATCCTGAAGAAAAATACCAATCTGGGCTGGAATGCGTCCTTACAATCTTCCGGAAACTACTATTTCGGCAGACCAACCGTTTCCAGCAGAAGTGGTTTAAGTTTCAATTACCAGGGGAAGAAACTTTCAGTATCTACGAATCTGTCTACTGGTGACAATTACTGGCAGGGAAAAGCTTATACTTATAATTCGGGTAATGGAAATAATAACTACTGGAATACTGATGAGAAAACCTCTTCTAATTACCGTTATAAAAGTGGTAATGTAAAAACAGAATACAAGATAAATGATAAAAATCTGATAGGTGTTAGTTATAACTATTCATTTAGCAATCCATTGGAACAAGCCCAGAATTCTACCAGCATAAGAGATGAAAAGGGTGATCGGTCATTTGCATCAGATTCAAACAACAGGAATAAAAGAAATGTGCACAATGCTACTGCTTTCTACGACTTGAAACTGGATTCATTGGGTAGTAAGCTGAGTATCTCGGCCAATATGATGATTAATAACTCTAATGCGAATAACTATTATAATACGATAACCAATACAAAAACTTCCACTTTCGTTAATCCTGTCAGCCAATATAAAATCTATTCGGGTCAGGCAGATTTGGAGAAGAACTTTTCCAAAATAAAAACAGAATCCGGAATTAAGTTTACGAAGATTAAAAATGATTCAGAATTTAATTTTTATGATATCCTGAATGGTCAGAATGTATTCAATACAAAAAGAAGTAATAATTTCTTTTATAATGAAGAGAATTATGCCGCTTATATTTCAACGAGTTTTAAAATCAATGATAAATGGGATGCTAAGGCAGGATTGCGTTATGAATATACCCATCTGAAAGGCTATTCACCAAACGAAAATCTCACATCTACCAATAAATACGGAAAGTTCTTTCCTACAGCTTATGTAAGCTATAAACCGAATGATAATCATTCATTTTCTGTGAACTACTCCCGGAGAATCAGCCGTCCCTATTTTGGAAACCTGAATCCGTTTAAATATTATACTTCGGATTTTGAATACAGTACAGGAAATCCTTATTTGCAGCCAACGTTTACGGATAATTTAGAGTTTGGTTATGTATTGAAAAATAACCTGAATATAACAGCTTATTACAATTATACCAAAGCTAACTGGGATAGAGTTCAGATGATAGAAGACGGATTAAAGTATAGTACAACGCTTAATTTTTATAATCAGAATAGTGCGGGAATTAATATCAGTTACAATTATAATAAGCTGAAATGGCTGGAATCTAATATTTTCATAAACGGATATTATGCCAAATCGAAATCCTATATACCGCAGGTAATTTCAGGTATGTCAGGTTACGGAGCCAACTTTAATCTGGATAATAATTTTTTCCTGAAAAAAGATAAAAGCCTCACATTTGTACTTGGGTTATGGAGTAATATACCGGAACGTAGTGGTAATACTTACTTCAACGGAAATTTTTCTGCATATATAGGGCTGAAAGCAAGCTTTCTGGAAAAGAATTTATTATTTAATTTAACGGTGAATGATATTTTCAATACCAATCGCTCAAAAGGTACCGAATACTATCAGGATTTCAACTCAGAGTATTATTACAAAGGCATTACGCGAAACGTAAACCTTTCCGTGACTTATAAATTCGGGAATAATAATGTGAAAGGTGCTACCAAGCAAGTTAAATTTGAAGAACAAAACAGAGCGGGTGGTAATGGCGGATCTTAA
- a CDS encoding response regulator transcription factor, with protein sequence MKTTKIIILDDHRLFCEGLQYILKNTEEFEVIRHFQTGEELIASKEIHQADLLILDINLHGKSGIEIAREIRPYFRHLKIVCLSMLYDTYTLNKLQNIGVSGFFPKEIDACELISYLKKIIADNSFHTKPACLQSENVKVWNKDYNLSDKEIEIITLLYLGKTNKEIAVLLSRSTYTIETHRKNIARKTNTHNLAELIKLAKEKCWLD encoded by the coding sequence ATGAAAACAACAAAAATTATTATTCTGGATGACCACAGATTGTTCTGTGAAGGTCTTCAGTATATTCTGAAAAATACAGAAGAGTTTGAAGTTATCCGTCATTTTCAGACGGGAGAAGAGTTAATAGCTTCTAAAGAAATTCATCAGGCAGATCTGCTTATTCTGGATATTAATCTTCATGGAAAATCCGGTATCGAAATTGCCCGGGAAATAAGACCATATTTTCGCCATCTGAAAATTGTATGCCTCTCTATGTTATATGACACTTATACACTAAATAAACTACAAAATATCGGAGTATCCGGATTTTTTCCGAAAGAAATAGATGCCTGTGAACTGATTAGCTATCTCAAAAAAATTATTGCTGATAACAGTTTTCATACTAAACCTGCCTGTCTGCAGTCTGAAAATGTAAAGGTCTGGAACAAAGACTATAATTTATCAGATAAAGAAATTGAAATTATAACTTTATTATATCTGGGAAAAACAAATAAAGAAATTGCAGTTCTGCTCAGCAGGAGTACTTATACTATAGAAACCCACCGCAAGAATATAGCCCGTAAAACAAATACCCATAATCTTGCTGAACTTATAAAGCTGGCAAAAGAAAAATGCTGGCTAGATTAA